The stretch of DNA CAAAAATAAATGAATCTAAAATTACTATGATATTAATACTAAAAAATCATAGCAGTTCTATTTTTTAAACTTAATCATTAAATTATCAATCTTCCAACTCATACCTCAACCGTTGTTGAGCAGAGTAAAAAAGCCATAATGGCTGTATTGGTTTGTTTACTAATTGACCACACTAAACACTTTCTTCTTTTACACTAAGCATTGCTGAGTTTACCGAAGCAAAGTCTAAGTGGTGGAGGTGAACGGAATCGAACCGATGGCCTTCTGCGTGCAAGGCAGACGCTCTACCAACTGAGCCACACCCCCATTATAAAAGCAAAACTCCAAACTCAAATATCCAAAAAATTTGGAATTTTTATTTGGGCTTTATTTTTATTTGGTGGGCCTACCTGGACTCGAACCAGGGACCTCACGCTTATCAGGCGTGCGCTCTAACCACCTGAGCTATAAGCCCATGTATTCCTTTTCATGTGAACAACGAAAGAAACTCAAAACTGAATAGCAAATTTATGGCCATATACATAGTTGTACTTGGTCGACCTTTCTTAAAGCCCAAAGCTAAAAGCTAAAAGCTGAAAGAATATCTCCTTAGAAAGGAGGTGATCCAGCCACACCTTCCGGTACGGCTACCTTGTTACGACTTCACCCCAATTATCGACTCCACCTTAGGACGCTGCCTCCCGAGGGTTAGCTCACGTACTTTGGGTGTATCCGACTTTCATGGTGTGACGGGCGGTGTGTACAAGGCCCGAGAACGTATTCACCGCGGCATAGCTGATCCGCGATTACTAGCAATTCCAACTTCATGTAGTCGAGTTGCAGACTACAATCCGAACTGAGAACGGTTTTTTGAGATTGGCTCCACCTCGCGGTATCGCAACTCTTTGTTCCGTCCATTGTAGCATGTGTGTAGCCCCGGACATAAGGGCCATGATGATTTGACGTCATCCCCACCTTCCTCCTATTTTCCATAGGCTGTCTTGTATGAGTTCCCGGCATTATCCGCTGGCAACATACAACAGGGGTTGCGCTCGTTGCGGGACTTAACCCAACATCTCACGACACGAGCTGACGACAACCATGCAGCACCTGTCACTTGGTTCCCGAAGGCACATCTCTATCTCTAGTGACTTCCAAGGATTTCAAACCCGGGTAAGGTTCTTCGTGTATCATCGAATTAAACCACATGCTCCACTGCTTGTGCGGGCCCCCGTCAATTCCTTTGAGTTTTAAGCTTGCGCTCGTACTCCCCAGGCGGATCATTTAACGCGTTAGCTACGGCACTGAAGGGGTCGATCCCCCAATACCTAATGATCACCGTTTACGGCGTGGACTACCAGGGTATCTAATCCTGTTTGCTACCCACGCTTTCGAGCCTCAGCGTCAGGAATGTCCCAGAAAGCCGCCTTCGCTACTGGTGTTCCTCATGATATCTACGCATTTCACCGCTACACCATGAGTTCCGCTTTCCTCTTACATCCTCTAGCTGAACAGTTTAAGGCGCAACTACGGGTTGAGCCCATAGCTTTAACACCTTACTTTTTCAACCGCCTACGCTCCCTTTACGCCCAATAATTCCGGATAACGCTTGCACCCTACGTATTACCGCGGCTGCTGGCACGTAGTTAGCCGGTGCTTCCTCTGTGGGTACCGTCATTATCTTCCCCACTGACAGAACTTTACATCCCGAAAGACTTCATCATTCACGAGGCGTCGCTGCGTCAGAGTTTCCTCCATTGCGCAAAATTCCTCACTGCTGCCTCCCGTAGGAGTCTGGGCCGTGTCTCAGTCCCAGTGTGGCTGACCATCTTCTCAGACCAGCTACTGATCATAGCCTTGGTAGGCAGTTACCCTACCAACTAGCTAATCAGGCATAAGCTCCTCCAATAGCGGCCGAAGCCTTTACTCATAAAAACATGCGTTTAAATGAGACTATTCGGTATTAGCCCCTGTTTCCAAAGGTTATCCCCAACTAAAGGGCAGATTGCTTATGTATTACTCACCCGTCCGCCGCTTATCAGCAATCTTAGCAAGCTAAAATTCTGTATCGCTCGACTTGCATGTGTTAGGCACGCCTCCAGCGTTAATCCTGAGCCAGGATCAAACTCTCAATTGATTCAAAAACATCTCAGGCCGAAGCCCAAGAATCATAAACTTAAAACATCCATAAATCTGCTATTCATTTTTCAATTTCCTTCGCCGTCAATTAGCGTTCAATAACTGCTCCCAATAAACAGAAGCCCGAGTATTCTACCTAAAAGAAATACTGCCGTCAACATAATAATTACATGAATAATTTTTAATGTAATTAAATACTTAGATGAGTGTCTCAATCCACTCATTTAAAAGAGTGAAAGAGAATTCTTCATTAGTCAAAGGAGCTTTTATGTCTACTGCTCCTAAATAGTCATTGCCATCACTTAAAAGCTTCTCAGTAGCTTCTAGCACCTTTCCTTTGCCACCCTCGTGACAACAAAAGAAAGCTGTCTTCTTACCCTTAATCTTGTTCTCTTTTAGGAATGACCTTAAAGCAGGAGCAAATGTTCCAGCCCAAACAGGAGAACCAAAAATGACTGTATCATAACTTTTTTCTTTAAAAATATATTTTTCTAGCCTAGGTGTTTTTTTCATAATTGCCTGCTGACCACCCCAAAAATATTTCATAAATCCATGAGTACCGATTTCTTTTTCTGGCTTTAGCATTAAAATCTCTGCATCTAATTTTTGTGCTAAATAGTCTGCAATGAACTTTGTGTTTCCTTCAAAAGAATAATATATAATGATTTTTTTGCTCATATATATAGTATAACACCCTTCCTCCCTATCGGTCACTTTTCCTTTATTCATGTAACAACCAACAAATAAATCAAAGTAATTTAGAAATTGTTTACTTAATTTTAATGTTTTTGTTATCTTAAGCATTAGCCGAATACGCCTAATTGGCTTATAATTAACTTGGGAGATTATTACATGGTTAACAATATTATTTTTGACAATGACAAATATTTAAAAGAACAAACCGAATATATTCTGGAAAGAGCAGCAAAGTACGACAACAAGCTTTACTTAGAATTCGGTGGCAAACTTCTCTATGATTATCATGCTGCAAGAGTATTGCCTGGCTATGATCCAAACGTAAAAATTAGACTTTTACAAAATCTCAAGAAAAAGGCTGACATCATCCTTTGTATTTATGCCGACGACATAGAAAAAAGAAAAGTAAGAGGCGACTTTGGCATAACTTATGATGTTGATGCCTTTAAAATGATTGATAATTTAAAAGAATGGGGGATAGCAGTTACCGCTGTTGTAATCACTCGTTATAACGATCAACCTGCAACAAATGTTTTTAAAAAGAAGCTTGAAAGACAAAACATCAAAGTTTACACACATCGTTACACAAAAGGCTATCCAGCAAATCTAGACTTAGTAGTAAGTGATGATGGCTATGGAGCTAATGATTACATTCAAACGACTTGCCCAATAGTTATAGTTACAGGACCTGGACCTGGTAGTGGGAAATTGGCTACCTGTTTATCTCAACTTTACCATGACCATAAACGAGGGAATCAAAGCGGATATGCAAAATTTGAAACATTCCCTATATGGAATATACCAGTGAACCATCCAGTGAACCTAGCATATGAAGCAGCCACTGCTGATTTGCTGGACTTCAACTTAATAGACCCACATCACCTAGAAGCATATAACGAGAAAGCCATTAATTATAATCGCGACGTTGAGTCCTTTCCTATCTTAAAAAAAATCCTTCAAAGAATACAAGGCAAGGAAATTATGTACAAATCCCCAACAGACATGGGTGTAAATAGAGCTGGATTCAGTATAATAAATGACGAAAAAGTAAGAGAAGCAGCCAAACAAGAAATCATCCGAAGATATTTCAGACACACAACAGAATACATTGTTGGTATTTGCGACAAAAAAAGCATCGATAAGCTTCAAATGCTAATGGAAATTCTTGACTTAACACCTGAAGACAGACCAGTGGTGCTGCCTGCCAGACAAGCAGCGATTGATTGCGAGAAAAAAAACAAAGGTAATCATGGGATTTATTGTGGTGCAGCTATTCAATTAAAAGATGGAACA from Candidatus Margulisiibacteriota bacterium encodes:
- a CDS encoding flavodoxin — translated: MSKKIIIYYSFEGNTKFIADYLAQKLDAEILMLKPEKEIGTHGFMKYFWGGQQAIMKKTPRLEKYIFKEKSYDTVIFGSPVWAGTFAPALRSFLKENKIKGKKTAFFCCHEGGKGKVLEATEKLLSDGNDYLGAVDIKAPLTNEEFSFTLLNEWIETLI
- a CDS encoding DUF1846 domain-containing protein, which codes for MVNNIIFDNDKYLKEQTEYILERAAKYDNKLYLEFGGKLLYDYHAARVLPGYDPNVKIRLLQNLKKKADIILCIYADDIEKRKVRGDFGITYDVDAFKMIDNLKEWGIAVTAVVITRYNDQPATNVFKKKLERQNIKVYTHRYTKGYPANLDLVVSDDGYGANDYIQTTCPIVIVTGPGPGSGKLATCLSQLYHDHKRGNQSGYAKFETFPIWNIPVNHPVNLAYEAATADLLDFNLIDPHHLEAYNEKAINYNRDVESFPILKKILQRIQGKEIMYKSPTDMGVNRAGFSIINDEKVREAAKQEIIRRYFRHTTEYIVGICDKKSIDKLQMLMEILDLTPEDRPVVLPARQAAIDCEKKNKGNHGIYCGAAIQLKDGTIVTGKNSKTIHVASSVILNAIKLLAGIPDNIHLLSPQVLESINALKSEIFTSKTVNLNLNETLIALSICAASNPSAQVALEKLQELKNCEMHTTHIPTAGDEAGLRKLGINVTSDPNFSTKGLFPLD